Within Runella rosea, the genomic segment ACGGCATCACGCATCAACGGAAAAGTGATATTTTGTGCTAATATTTTCGCCAATAACGATTGAGCATCATTTGGTTCAAGGACGTAGGCCGAAAGGGCCATTTGAAGTACCTGTTCGGGAGCGACTTTCTCTCCTATCTGCCCGAGAGCTTGCGCTAATCTCACGCGCACCGCCGCATCTTTTATGGCAAAAGGTTCCAATAAACGCAACGCGTTGGCGCTGATAAGGGGATTTTTATCCGTTAATAATGTAAAAAGAAGAGCTTCTGAGGTTGAATGCAGGCCTTCGAGCGTCCATAAAGCATGAAAACGACCTAATTGATTGGCTCCGTTTAGCACCAAATCAGTCAATAACGGAATGCTTTGTTTATCATTTCGCTCAACGAGCAAACGTTGCGCCATGTCTCGTTGCCACCCGTCGGTATGCGACAGGGCCGCCACCAACTCCGCCGAAGATGTCTTCGATAACTTACGCGGTTTGGACGGCTTCCAATCGGTCGGAACGATCCGCCAAATACGTCCCCGATTAATGGGTTGCATCAATTTTCGGTTGAGCGTTTGCTGTTTTAAATAGGGAGTTACGTAGGCCCCGTGCTGAATGAGTCCACGGTACATATCAGCTACGTACAAGGCTCCGTCAGGTCCAGTAGTCAAAGCTACTGGACGGAAACGTTCGTCGGTCGAAGCCAGAAATTCTTTACCCGGGTGCGGGTCGCGGGCCGATACCATAAAACCCGTTTTGTCTACCGCATTACGTTTGATGAGATTTCCTGCAGGCTCACACACAAATACGTTTCCGTTGTATTCTTTTGGGAAAACACCGCCCCTCAGCACCAACGGAGAACACGCGGCCGTAAACTCCAGCAAGCGTCCCGAAGCATCCAATGTTCCAGGAATATACCCCCGATTGACGGCGGGATTGGGCCGTATCGGATAAATCCGGCGGTCAATCGTAAAACCATGATCGATACCCGTAGTAGGCGTGTGATTTTTATTGCGCGAAAGGTAATTGGGCGGTACCAAATCCCCGTGCAACTGCGACCAGTTATAGTTGTAATAAAGACGTCCTTCGTCATCGTGACTCATGCCCCATTGCCCCCGAAACTCGGTGCTGTCGCGGCGCCATTTTCCGCCTTCAAGCCGATACCGTAAGCGCGATTTGGCGTTGTAAATCCAGTTGTCAGTGTTGAGCATCAGACCATTGTCTGTATGTTCGGGCAAGCCATTACGGGCGTAGGTAGAATCAAGGAGTATTTTAGATTCGGCTTTTAGATTTCCGTCCAAGTCTTGTGCCAACCACAGGGAATTATTGGCGGCCACAAGCGCCCCACCTTTGACCAGCGCAATGGCGCGGGGCATCACCAATCCATCCAAAAAAATGGTACTGTGGTCCATCGTTCCGTCGCCGTTTTTATCTTCTAGCACCGAAATCCGCCCTACGCGCTTTTCCTCCCCTTCACCGTCGATGGTGGGCATAAAACCCCTCATTTCAACCACCCAAAGCCGTCCGTCTTCATCAAACGTAACCACTACTGGTGCCTGAATCATTGGTTCGGAAGCCACTAATTGTATTTTAAACCCTGGTTCGAGCTGAAAGGTCAATTTTTCTTCGGCAGGTGTTTTAGCGGGCGAAGGTCCCTCCTTTTGTTGGGTCGACAACAGGGCAAATAAACTCAAAGCCCCTGCCAAGCCGATACATATAGCCCCACCCGAGCACGCTTTGAATGCCTTGTATAATTTAGCTTCGAAGTTAAAACGAGTCATTAGAAAGGTGTTTTTTGGTAGCTAACCTTGCTATTGACTTTACAAGAATAAATTGAACAATTTTTACTGAATCAATTTTAAGAAGCGAAGCGCGACAAGGGCGATGTAGCAAAACCATGCTTATCATTCACCCCTCTAAAACGAATAAAAAAAGCCGATTCTTTCGAATCGGCTCCCTACAGAAATCATGTAGTTATTATTACCAACGTTTCTTGAAATCGTTGTCACGGCCACCACCGCCGCCGCCATAGCCGCCACGGCTTCCGCCGCCGCCACTGCCACCGCGGTTACCGCCGCCGCCAAAACCGCCGCCGCCACCAGTGCGTGGGCGATCTTCACGGGGACGTGCTTCGTTTACAACGAGCACTTTACCCATAAAATCAAATTCATTCAACTGTGAAATGGCTTGCTTAGCCTCGTCGTCATTAGGCATTTCGACAAAAGCGAAACCCCGGCTCTTACCCGTAAACTTGTCCATGATAATGCGGGCAGAAGATACCTCGCCAAATTCCTCGAATAATTCGCGTAATTCGTCATCGTTCGCCTTGAACGGGACGTTTGCTACATAAATGTTCATTTGTTTGATCAGTAAAAACGTTTGGTGCGCTACGGACGGCCTTCGATCTAAACTCCGTCCGACAGATGACAAGTACGCAGCAATGCGGTCGAGAGAAACAGAGAAACTTCCAATAGCGAGACAAAGGTAAAAACTAATTTTCTCATTTTTTATATCCCTTCCAAGGATTTTACAGAAATTTCTCAGAAAAGCGCAACCCAAAAGTGATTTTTTCCGTACGTACATTTTGTAAGGCTGAGGGAGCTTAGACTTACAGGGCATGTTTGCCTTTATTATTTGAGGAACGCACACGCGCAAGTCGGGGACAGCAACTGCCGTCCTCGACTTTTTTTGTTTTTAAAGGGAATAAATAAAGAATTTTTAGCCGTTATTTATTGATTTAAAACCCGCAAACCCGCGTTTTTAAATCCGTCTATTTTGTCTTCTGCCTGCTCATCGGTCACCAATACATCCACCAATTGAAGCGGTGCAAATGTCAGGTATTGGTTTCTGCCTAACTTGGAAGAATCACACAACACGTAAGTTACATGGGCCTGGGCGGCCATTGCTTTGGTCATTTCAGCTTCTTTTTCGCTTCCTGCGCTCAAGCCGTTTTCGGCTGAAATGCCATCTACTCCCAGAAAGGCTTTGTTGGCACGGTACCGTTGAATGTGTTGGGTGGCAATGATTCCATGAACCGCCTGACGCTCATTGTCCAATTCTCCACCAATCAAATTGATGGAAACTTCCGTATTCATCAGCTCATACACTACGGGCAGAGAATTGGTAATGACCTTTATTTTTTTGTTTTTGATGAACGGGCAAAGTCGAAAAACGGTGCTGCCACAATCCATAAAAATCACGTCTCCGTCGTTGATTTCAGCCGCTGCCAAACGACAGATATGCTCCTTTTTTTCGGCATTGACCCCTGATTTTTGCGCAAAACTGACCGGTGGGTTCACCAGACTCAATTTCATGGCTCCGCCGTGGGTGCGGTAAATGAGGCCATCGGCCGCCATTTGCCCCAAATCGCGCCGTATCGTAATCTCCGAAGTATCAATCAATTGGGCCAATTCCTTGACTTCTGCCTCCCCTTTCTCTTCAACGATTTTTAAAATGATTTGCTTTCTGCTTTGATAACTCATCGTAATCTATTTATTTTGCTCAAAAATAATCATTTTCAATCAAAAACAATCAATTTGGCAGCCATGAATAACCCAAACGTTAAAATCATTGAAGAAAAACTGCTTTCAGACAATTGGTATACACTCAAAAAAATCACCTTTGACTACCGAAATCCTGCGGGGCAATGGGCCCAACAATCACGGGAAGCCTACGACCGGGGCAACGGCGCCGTGATTCTTCTTTACAACTCTGAAAGCCAAAGCGTAATTCTTACCCAACAATTCAGAATGCCAACCTACGTCAACGGTAACGCGACGGGAATGTTAATTGAGGCTTGCGCGGGATTGCTCGACAAAGATAACGCCGAAGATTGTATTAGAAGGGAGACCGAAGAAGAAACGGGCTATCGAATTACGCAGGTGAAGAAAATTTTTGAAGCCTACATGTCGCCCGGTTCCGTAACCGAAATTCTTTACTTTTTCGTCGCCGAAT encodes:
- a CDS encoding DUF7133 domain-containing protein is translated as MTRFNFEAKLYKAFKACSGGAICIGLAGALSLFALLSTQQKEGPSPAKTPAEEKLTFQLEPGFKIQLVASEPMIQAPVVVTFDEDGRLWVVEMRGFMPTIDGEGEEKRVGRISVLEDKNGDGTMDHSTIFLDGLVMPRAIALVKGGALVAANNSLWLAQDLDGNLKAESKILLDSTYARNGLPEHTDNGLMLNTDNWIYNAKSRLRYRLEGGKWRRDSTEFRGQWGMSHDDEGRLYYNYNWSQLHGDLVPPNYLSRNKNHTPTTGIDHGFTIDRRIYPIRPNPAVNRGYIPGTLDASGRLLEFTAACSPLVLRGGVFPKEYNGNVFVCEPAGNLIKRNAVDKTGFMVSARDPHPGKEFLASTDERFRPVALTTGPDGALYVADMYRGLIQHGAYVTPYLKQQTLNRKLMQPINRGRIWRIVPTDWKPSKPRKLSKTSSAELVAALSHTDGWQRDMAQRLLVERNDKQSIPLLTDLVLNGANQLGRFHALWTLEGLHSTSEALLFTLLTDKNPLISANALRLLEPFAIKDAAVRVRLAQALGQIGEKVAPEQVLQMALSAYVLEPNDAQSLLAKILAQNITFPLMRDAVMSSLYNREFNFLASLLTSPQWQTSQPEKEIFLEMLTTAVVRKRNTKEMSALLAMLDVDKASFGWQQKAMLTAMSIQGKNRKLKPIQLSSAPALFARTDWEPLQKTRLQTASALFEWPGHVAQASQVQQPLLNDEQQQQFALGRQHYLTTCAGCHGSDGAGLSRFGPPLVESSWVLGDEKRLALIVLHGMEGPLDVAGKLYDVPDILPVMPSHSTMDDGAIMAILMYIRNEWGNNAGPVSKGIVGKTRHTSQGRVVPWTAKELNQYVVDTK
- a CDS encoding RNA recognition motif domain-containing protein codes for the protein MPCKSKLPQPYKMYVRKKSLLGCAFLRNFCKILGRDIKNEKISFYLCLAIGSFSVSLDRIAAYLSSVGRSLDRRPSVAHQTFLLIKQMNIYVANVPFKANDDELRELFEEFGEVSSARIIMDKFTGKSRGFAFVEMPNDDEAKQAISQLNEFDFMGKVLVVNEARPREDRPRTGGGGGFGGGGNRGGSGGGGSRGGYGGGGGGRDNDFKKRW
- a CDS encoding DeoR/GlpR family DNA-binding transcription regulator; this translates as MSYQSRKQIILKIVEEKGEAEVKELAQLIDTSEITIRRDLGQMAADGLIYRTHGGAMKLSLVNPPVSFAQKSGVNAEKKEHICRLAAAEINDGDVIFMDCGSTVFRLCPFIKNKKIKVITNSLPVVYELMNTEVSINLIGGELDNERQAVHGIIATQHIQRYRANKAFLGVDGISAENGLSAGSEKEAEMTKAMAAQAHVTYVLCDSSKLGRNQYLTFAPLQLVDVLVTDEQAEDKIDGFKNAGLRVLNQ
- the nudK gene encoding GDP-mannose pyrophosphatase NudK; this translates as MNNPNVKIIEEKLLSDNWYTLKKITFDYRNPAGQWAQQSREAYDRGNGAVILLYNSESQSVILTQQFRMPTYVNGNATGMLIEACAGLLDKDNAEDCIRRETEEETGYRITQVKKIFEAYMSPGSVTEILYFFVAEYHKDMKVNEGGGAEHEQENIQVLELPFQQALQMIETGEIKDGKTIMLLQYAQIHGLL